Within Spinacia oleracea cultivar Varoflay chromosome 4, BTI_SOV_V1, whole genome shotgun sequence, the genomic segment TTGTCTTTTCCCTAATTTCTCTCCTCAAATAAGTAGTATAAAAGGAAGAggaaaacaaagcaaaaacaGAGAAAGAGTAAGAAACCCATGTTATGTTATCTCATTTTCTTTGTCTAGAAATTTCCAAGCccatactttttttaaaaagattTTACATCACTTTATCAAAGATAAATTCTTCAATATTTGATTTGACTTAAACCAAATCTTTTTCTTTGTTGGGTTTCTTTCAAAACATTCCtttttaaactaaaaaaattgatagttgATACCACATAATATCTCTTTAGAATTGAAGAAATAGAGAGGTAAGATTAGTATAGAACAAATCTTGTTCAAGTAAGGTCGTGCAGTGGTGCCATTTATATctgttgaattaaaaaaaaaaaaaaaaaagaagaaagaaatgaAGATTCAATGTGATGTGTGTGAGAAGCAAGAGGCATCAGTTTTCTGTGCAGCAGATGAAGCAGCACTTTGTGAAGGGTGTGATTATAGGGTGCACCAAGCCAATAAACTTGCTACTAAACATCttcgtttctctctccttcatcctTGTTTCAAAGAAGCTCCTCTTTGCGATATTTGCCAAGTAATTTTCTTTTCTGAGTTCCTAAATAAATGCAACAGTTGACTTTTGTTCTTAATTGCAACAAGAAGCTTACGAGTTTAGATGTTGTTAATTGGATTTTACATGCAGGAGAGAAGGGCATTCTTATTCTGCAAAGAAGACAGAGCAATATTATGCAGAGAATGTGACATACCAATACATAAAGCAAATGAACACACCCAATGTCATAATAGATATCTTTTAACTGGGGTTAAAATCTCAGCTTCTTCAGCCACATACCCTATTACTTCTCCTAAATCATCTACTTCTTCGGGGCCGAATTCCGAATCA encodes:
- the LOC110789563 gene encoding B-box zinc finger protein 20 isoform X1, which gives rise to MKIQCDVCEKQEASVFCAADEAALCEGCDYRVHQANKLATKHLRFSLLHPCFKEAPLCDICQMLLIGFYMQERRAFLFCKEDRAILCRECDIPIHKANEHTQCHNRYLLTGVKISASSATYPITSPKSSTSSGPNSESHTKSSVTISSSYDHDMFNQQHSYNTSTTTPSTTTIYDQINEEGISEYLMETLPGWKVEDFLDSSSASHHFYF
- the LOC110789563 gene encoding B-box zinc finger protein 20 isoform X2, which encodes MKIQCDVCEKQEASVFCAADEAALCEGCDYRVHQANKLATKHLRFSLLHPCFKEAPLCDICQERRAFLFCKEDRAILCRECDIPIHKANEHTQCHNRYLLTGVKISASSATYPITSPKSSTSSGPNSESHTKSSVTISSSYDHDMFNQQHSYNTSTTTPSTTTIYDQINEEGISEYLMETLPGWKVEDFLDSSSASHHFCKISDKTNTNQLNTNQQVDESMGGFGSENQSVMWDLHHKGPLVPSHLPVNFLVR